DNA from Ancylothrix sp. D3o:
ACCTCAAATAAACCCAATTTTAGTTAAAAAAACCAAACCTCAAGATGGATCTGACTCTTTTTTTCCAACAAATTCTCAACGGATTATCAATTGGCAGTGTCTACGCAATTTTTGCCATAGGCTACACGCTGATTTTCTCAATTTTAGGAATCATCAACTTTGCACACGGTGCTTTATTCACTCTTGGTGCATATTTTACTTACAGTTTAATGGGAAATTCCTTCGGTTTTAACGGCTTACTTGCTAATGTCAAACTGCCGATTGCTTTACCATTTTGGTTGGCTTTATTAATAGGAAGTGCGCTTGCCGGTTTAGTAGGAGTAGCCATCGAACGTATCGCTTTTCGTCCGTTGCGTCGCCGAGGTTCTGATCCGCTTTTAACGGTGGTTTCTAGTTTAGGTGTTGCTTTGGTTATTGTGAATTTGATTCAGTTTTTAGTGGGTGCAGAAAGTTATACTTTTCCTTCTGATACCTATGGAAATTTGCCGGCTGCGATTAATTTTGGAAGTGCCGATAAACCGATTCCTATTCGGACAGTTCAAATTGTGATTTTTTTTGTTTCGCTGTTTTTTGTTAGCGTTATAACAGTATTTATTAATGGTACCAAATATGGTAAAGCAATGAAAGCGGTGGCGGAGGAGCCGGTGACGGCGAGTTTGTTGGGAATTAATACGGATTTTTATATTGTTTTGACGTTTTTTATCAGTAGTTTTTTGGCGGGAGTTGCCGGCACTTTGGTAGGTTCAAGTGTTAGTATTGCCGGCCCTTATTTTGGGATTGCGTTTGGTTTAAAAGGTTTGGCTGTGATTGTTTTAGGCGGTTTAGGAAGTATTCCGGGGGCAATTGTTGGAGGTATGGTGATTGGTTTGGTGGAGGCATTTGTGCCGGCGGATGCTTCTGCTTATAAGGATGCTTTTGCCTTTGCAATTTTGTTTATTATGCTGTTAGTTAGACCGCAAGGTTTGTTAGGCCGGCGGTTTATTCAAAAGGTGTAGAAAATGCGAACAGATACACTGTTTTACCAAATATTTCAAACAATGCCGGAGGTGTTATTTGAACTAACCGGCCAGCCGGCATCCGAGGCAGAAGGTTATCAATTTCAATCAGTGGAATTGAAAGAAACTGCTAAAAGAATTGATGGAGTTTTACTGCCCCCAGAAGAAGCAGAGAAACAGATTTATTTTGCCGAAGTTCAGTTTCAAAGCGATAAGGATTTATATTACCGACTTTTTACAGAGATATTTCTGTATATAGGACAGAAAAAAGCTACTCAAGATTGGAGAGCAATTGCAATTTACGCGCAGCGGAGTATAGAGCCAGAAATACCGCGCCCTTACCAGTGGTTAATTACGGCTTCTCCTCATGTTTATCGAGTGTATTTGGATGAGTTAGGAGATTCTGCATATCAGTCGGTGGGTTTGGGATTAATAAAACTGATTGTTGAGGCTCAGGAAAATGCTATTGAGAAAGCCAGACAACTATATGAAACAGTGCAGGCAAGAATTGAAGATCAAGCAAGCCAACGTCGAGTGTTACAATTGATAGAGACAATTTTGATTACTAAACTTCCATTAACACGAGAGGAGGTAGAAGCGATGTTTAGTTTAGATGAGTTAAAAAATACTCGGTATTTCCAACAAGTTGCGGAAGAATATCGCCGAGAAGGTTTGCAACAAGGTGTGCAACAAGGCAAGTTAGAAAGTGTACCAAGATTATTACAATTAGGATTAACAGTGGCACAAATTGCTGGCGCTTTGCAGTTAGATATTGAAGTAGTCAGGAGAATTGCTCAACAACAGCCTAACAATTCAGACAATGAATAAACAATTAGGAATTACCATAACCCGCCTAACTTCAAAAACTCCTTAATCCTTAACTCACCAAAAATGATAAAATACCCCAGAAACGTTGAATTAATCCATGAATGATTTTTTAAACACCTACGGATTTCTGATTGTATCAATGTTGCTGGGAGCGTTGCTGGGGTTATCCCTTTATTTACCCCTAATGACCGGCCAATTATCTCTTGCTAGTCCGGGGTTTTATGCCTTGGGTGGCTATATTGCCGCCATTTTAGCAACAAAAGTTTTCCCAACAACTGCCGGCCCCTTTCCCATTTCTCTGCTACTTTTAGAAATGTTAATAAGCGCTATTATTTGTGGCATATTAGGCATATTTGTAGGCATACCGGCCCTGCGATTGCGCGGCATTTATTTAGCCATCGCCACCATCGCTTTTGGTGAAGTTTTACGAGTTTTAGCACTCAATTTAGAAATCACCGGCGGCGCAGTTGGTATTTTTGGCATACCCCAACCTTTTAGCACTGCAATTGAGTATTTATGGGTAGCAATTCCCTTACTCATAATTACCATGATTTTAATTTATCGGCTCGAACGTATCCGCGTCGGACGCGCTTTTACTGCCATTAGAGAAGATGAATTAGCAGCCGGTGCAATGGGAATTAACCCGACTTATTATAAAGTTTTGGCTTTTACTCTTGGAGCCATTTTAGCCGGCGTTGTCGGCGCAGTGAGCGCTCATTTATTGAATACTTGGAACCCCCGACAAGGCACATTTGATTCCAGCGTTATTTACCTGACTTTTGTATTAATTGGTGGTACAAAAACCTTTGTTGGGCCGGTGTTAGGCGGAATTGTTTTTACCGCACTTCCCGAAATTTTGCGCTCCCTCGCAGATATTGGCGGTTTACCAACTTGGTTAGACCAATTTTTGCGAAGAGATGGCCGGCAAATTATCTTTGGTTTATTGTTAATATTAGGGACAATCTTTTTCCCCCAAGGTCTAGTAACTCCCAATTTGTGGAACCGCCGGCAACGTAAAACCCAACCCCAAGATAAGCCAATTTTATGATAGATTCTGCTTTAACTTCCCACCCCGAAACCTCAGCAACCGGCACAATTTTAGAAGCCAAACAATTAACGCGGAGATTTGGCGGTTTAGTTGCAGTAAATGATGTTTCTTTTTCTGTGAAGAAAAACGAAATATTCGGCTTAATTGGCCCCAATGGTGCCGGGAAAACCACCCTTTTTAACTTAATCACCGGCCTCATCCCCCCCTCCAGCGGCGACTTAATTTATCAAGGCGAAAATATTTCCCATTGCAAACCCCATCAAATTGCATCAAAAGGCATTTCTCGCACCTTTCAAAATATCCGCTTATTTGGCGATCTTTCAGCTTTAGAAAATGTCATGGTTGCCCGCCATTTACATAACCGAGGCGTCAAAAATCCTGTTTTATCTTGTATGATAGGCTTACTTGGTTTACCACCGGCACCTTTAGAAGAACAAAAAACCCAAAAAAAAGCCCTTGAATTATTGCACTTAGTAGGATTAAGTGACCGAGCCTTTGAAAAAGCAAAAAACTTTCCCTACGGCGATCAAAGACGCTTAGAAATTGCCCGCGCCTTGGCAATGGAACCGCAGATTTTATTATTAGATGAACCGGCAGCCGGTATGAACCCCAACGAAAAACACAGCTTAAGTGAATTTGTTAAAAATATCCGTTCCCAGTTCAATTTAACGATAATTTTAATTGAACATCATGTGCCTTTAGTAATGGGTTTATGCGAACGAATTGCTGTGTTAGACTTCGGACAATTAATTGCATTAGGTGACCCCGCCAACGTC
Protein-coding regions in this window:
- a CDS encoding branched-chain amino acid ABC transporter permease; the protein is MDLTLFFQQILNGLSIGSVYAIFAIGYTLIFSILGIINFAHGALFTLGAYFTYSLMGNSFGFNGLLANVKLPIALPFWLALLIGSALAGLVGVAIERIAFRPLRRRGSDPLLTVVSSLGVALVIVNLIQFLVGAESYTFPSDTYGNLPAAINFGSADKPIPIRTVQIVIFFVSLFFVSVITVFINGTKYGKAMKAVAEEPVTASLLGINTDFYIVLTFFISSFLAGVAGTLVGSSVSIAGPYFGIAFGLKGLAVIVLGGLGSIPGAIVGGMVIGLVEAFVPADASAYKDAFAFAILFIMLLVRPQGLLGRRFIQKV
- a CDS encoding Rpn family recombination-promoting nuclease/putative transposase, with the protein product MRTDTLFYQIFQTMPEVLFELTGQPASEAEGYQFQSVELKETAKRIDGVLLPPEEAEKQIYFAEVQFQSDKDLYYRLFTEIFLYIGQKKATQDWRAIAIYAQRSIEPEIPRPYQWLITASPHVYRVYLDELGDSAYQSVGLGLIKLIVEAQENAIEKARQLYETVQARIEDQASQRRVLQLIETILITKLPLTREEVEAMFSLDELKNTRYFQQVAEEYRREGLQQGVQQGKLESVPRLLQLGLTVAQIAGALQLDIEVVRRIAQQQPNNSDNE
- a CDS encoding branched-chain amino acid ABC transporter permease, giving the protein MNDFLNTYGFLIVSMLLGALLGLSLYLPLMTGQLSLASPGFYALGGYIAAILATKVFPTTAGPFPISLLLLEMLISAIICGILGIFVGIPALRLRGIYLAIATIAFGEVLRVLALNLEITGGAVGIFGIPQPFSTAIEYLWVAIPLLIITMILIYRLERIRVGRAFTAIREDELAAGAMGINPTYYKVLAFTLGAILAGVVGAVSAHLLNTWNPRQGTFDSSVIYLTFVLIGGTKTFVGPVLGGIVFTALPEILRSLADIGGLPTWLDQFLRRDGRQIIFGLLLILGTIFFPQGLVTPNLWNRRQRKTQPQDKPIL
- a CDS encoding ABC transporter ATP-binding protein, with translation MIDSALTSHPETSATGTILEAKQLTRRFGGLVAVNDVSFSVKKNEIFGLIGPNGAGKTTLFNLITGLIPPSSGDLIYQGENISHCKPHQIASKGISRTFQNIRLFGDLSALENVMVARHLHNRGVKNPVLSCMIGLLGLPPAPLEEQKTQKKALELLHLVGLSDRAFEKAKNFPYGDQRRLEIARALAMEPQILLLDEPAAGMNPNEKHSLSEFVKNIRSQFNLTIILIEHHVPLVMGLCERIAVLDFGQLIALGDPANVRNNPAVIEAYLGDE